The segment CGTGCTGCCGACCCTCCCTCCGGAGCCCCGGGAACCGGAGCGGACACCGCATCGCGCCTTGCCCGGCCGACTGCTGGTCCATGTCGTCTCGCGTCGGGGCCCTCCGCAGGCGCCGGCTGTCCACTGACAGCGGAGCGCCCTCCGGGCAGCGGACGGACAGCGCGCGGATGCCGCGCCGGCCGCGCCCGCCCCGACATCTCCGGTCCCCCGCGCCGTTCGCCGGACCGGATCCAGCGAAGGACTTCTGATGATGACGCCTGCCCAGATGCCGGTATCGCGGATACCCGTACCCATGGAACTGCGTGAGGGAGAGGAGGCATCGCATGCGTGCGGCTGAGGACGCGCAGGTGACCAAGTGGGCGCTGGAGGGCCGCAGCGGTGACGAGGCCGCCGTCGAGCGGTTCGTACGGGCCACCCGGCGCGATGTGCTGCGCTATGTCACGCATTTGAGCGGTGACTTCCAGGCGGCGGACGACTTGGTGCAGGACACCTATCTGCGGGCCCTCCGGGGCCTCCCCTCCTTCGAGGGCCGGTCCTCGGCCCGTACCTGGCTGCTGACGATCGCCCGGCGCACGGTCGCCGACCGGATCCGCGCCAACCGGGCCAGGCCCCGGATCGCCGCGCTCGACGACTGGCAGACCATGGCCGAACAAGCGCAGCCGGAGATCCTGCCGGGGTTCGATGAGGGCGTCGTGCTGGCCGATCTGCTCTGCGCACTCGCGCCCGCGCGGCGGGAGGCGTTTGTGCTCACGCAACTGCTCGGGATGCCGTATGCGCAGGCCGCGGCGGTGGCGAGGTGTCCGGTGGGCACCGTCCGCTCCCGGGTGGCACGGGCCCGGGAGACGCTGATCGCGCTGGTGAACTCGGCGGAGGGCAGCACCGCGCGGCGACCGGACGGCGCGGAGCGGGAGGCGGCGCCGGCCGGCTTCGGGGCGACATGGCGGGTGTCCGCTTCGACGGCCTCGGCGTGATGCGGTAGCCGGGGTCCGGGAGCGGGACCGGATGCCGATGCCCGGGGGAAGGCCGGGGCGCGGGGACGTGCGGAGCAGCGGTCCCGCGTCCCGCCCGCGTCCTACGGGCCCCGGCCCTTGCCCCCGCACAGAGAATCCCGCCCGGCCGGGAACT is part of the Streptomyces platensis genome and harbors:
- a CDS encoding sigma-70 family RNA polymerase sigma factor; amino-acid sequence: MRAAEDAQVTKWALEGRSGDEAAVERFVRATRRDVLRYVTHLSGDFQAADDLVQDTYLRALRGLPSFEGRSSARTWLLTIARRTVADRIRANRARPRIAALDDWQTMAEQAQPEILPGFDEGVVLADLLCALAPARREAFVLTQLLGMPYAQAAAVARCPVGTVRSRVARARETLIALVNSAEGSTARRPDGAEREAAPAGFGATWRVSASTASA